A DNA window from Actinokineospora baliensis contains the following coding sequences:
- a CDS encoding non-ribosomal peptide synthetase/type I polyketide synthase has protein sequence MTAPETDDRHQLLVQSVVEIRKLRARIAEAELARSEPIAIVGMACRMPGGADTAAFWELLRSGGDAITEVPDSRWDTGKFYDPAPDAPGRTCTKRAGLLSDVDQFDAPFFGISPKEAATLDPQQRLVLEVGWEALEDAGIRPDDLAGSRTGVFLGVTNNDYGQLQVQQVDPAELRAHALTTNASTFAAGRLSYWLGLSGPSMSVDTACSSSLVGLHLACQSLRSGETSMALAGGVNVLLSPEWFVVLSKAGMLAPDGRCKTFDAAADGYVRGEGCGVVVLKRLSDAQRDGDRIWAVVRGSAVNQDGRSSGVTVPNAAAQRAVIGEALTAAGVRADQVGYVEAHGTGTPLGDPIELRALDAVLGDRAGGDPVLVGSVKTNIGHLEPAAGIAGLIKAALALHHGEIPAHLHLTEVNPEIGIEDLALRIPTALTPWPRGPEPRVAAVSSFGASGTNAHVVLAEAPLADPPDRTVPERAAHLLTLSAKSLPALTALAERYRDRLARTADDELADVCRTANTGRATFAHRLTVAGATPKEMHVALTEVTAGATVSAARQGYVPAGSRTDVVFLFTGQGAQYAGMAGELDATEPVFRAALDECDAVLAPLLGRPLRSVLDPQEVGLVDQTRYTQPALFAVEYALAQLWRSWGVEPAAVLGHSVGELVAACVAGVLDLPDAARLAARRGALMQDLTTGGAMAAVFASSERVQPLISDIADLALAAVNGPESVVISGAEEAVAAAVALLAEQGVRTKPITVSRAFHSPLMDPMLDAFEAEASTVDFQAARIPLVSNLDGGVLRGEGVYSAEYLRAHVRRPVDFHAGMRTLFDLGYRTFVEIGPAPTLTGMAKRFAPTDEPMTFLHSLRPQHSDAQVMLESLGALHVAGVAVDWAGFEAGRARTRVDVPLYPFQRSRHWFTPSAPPTAAAAPAAPTGLLGRRVPSPLDLVQFESVLDAAAHPCLGDCVVDGLPVINIGVYLEAAFAAAVELVGPGPAAVRDCLVLQSLVLDHDERTAVHLVVEPTTDGGHSFDYYGEHAGDWVRHARGFVHTGPQDSRTADLDAIRARLADETSGADFYRAMWRRRVYLGAAAQWIEHIHHVPGEALARMRVPGPRECDPYLLHPGLTDAMFQALFSCLPERTPSDAVFMLVGVERFAFHGYDPDQTLYTHVVLHPAADPTAMLNATVRLVDAAGNPVAEAEGVYLKRAQRSSMLRTQAPAEAVPAARRPLPASPKATGSTASISDSRTDLLATSPVDRPGKVTAVLAAVVGRALGARAEDLDVHEPLPNLGLDSLMALEVKDALSAELGIALPLVAFLEGRSITGLGEEVLGLLGAPTEPTEHAGSPRPAALVADRDNRHEPFPLTDLQQAYLVGRSGAFELGDVSTYFFLEVDVEVDLDRLQSALRTMIIRHDQLRAVVSQEGWQRVLPEVEDYVIAVTDLSGAADQSSRLAEIHRELEDQVFDTATWPLFDVRATRLDDTTTRLHIGLDALIIDAWSTSLLFKEWAATYRGEVDSLPELEITYRDYVTAAAEIDSPAARDYWKERIATLPPAPELPLAVSPASIGTPRFTHRSTRLDPATWSAFKRNAQEHGVTASAALATAYAQVLAAWSKSSDFTLNVLFFNRVPLHPQVPDVVGNFSATTLLEVHSAADEAFAARADRVQRQLWTDLEHSAVSGVEVLRELNRTRGTSGAAGMPVVFASMVNFSARDDEPAATGLAQHLAGLSPRGREVSSSIRTPQVWLDHQVVEDMGALLVNWDVVEALFPEGVVAAMFAAYVEVLHELSEDPAAWRRPAPVLVPPADLAVRARANATDADLPTGLLHGPFLERAAARPDDVAVLAARTLTYGDLDARSNQVDRWLRANGVTPGALVAVVMDKGWEQVVATLGVLKAGAAYVPVDAGVPAERLRTLLELSGAAAVLTQSAVERQIRWPEGTVRLSVDLDSAESTEPLPATAVAPRDLAYVIFTSGSTGTPKGVMIEHAAALNTIHDVNDRFGITAADRVLGLSALNFDLSVYDVFGALAAGAAVVLPEPSALREPARWAELVTEHRVTVWNSVPTLMEMFTEHALAAGLTDLPVRVVMMSGDWIPVTLPGRIRTLLPQAGVWSLGGATEAAIWSILYPIGDVDPGWTSIPYGTPMRNQRFHVLNDAMRPCPTWVPGQLYIAGVGLARGYLGDQARTRASFVRHPVTGERLYRTGDLGRYLPDGTIEFLGREDFQVKVNGFRIELGEVDAALLRRPGIRAAVAAAVGERHAKRLVAYVVGDAVDETDLLAGLRAELPEYLVPSRVVALDSLPLSANGKVDRAALPAPDATPVGAAGTGPRDAVEVRLAEIWAEFFPTAEIGVDSHFFALGGDSLLAVRLMSRVRSGLGRSLPLATLFARPTIAQLAEALRGAAQHDRRALVPIRTTGQQTPLFFVHPVGGDVLCYSALAELLGPDQPFHGLQTPDEPPASLSAMAAHYVEAITAVHPGPYRLGGWSMGGVLAVEIARQLAEAGRAVEFVAVVDLVEAPGSGQEVDESALLSWFARDLAGLAGRDWTPAGFTSLREFYDRARAESVLPHDIDFDTLTAIVDRFSHNSRALLAHRPRPYPGPVLVLRARHGATTEVTSAWLALFGPGSEVVDLEGDHYSVMRPPLLAALADRLRTALPPCGGTTGTDEEASS, from the coding sequence ATGACCGCGCCCGAGACCGACGACCGGCACCAGTTGCTGGTGCAGAGCGTGGTGGAGATCCGCAAGCTGCGCGCGCGGATCGCCGAGGCCGAGCTGGCCAGGTCCGAGCCGATCGCGATCGTGGGCATGGCCTGCCGGATGCCCGGTGGTGCCGACACCGCGGCGTTCTGGGAGCTCCTGCGCTCCGGCGGCGACGCGATCACCGAGGTACCGGATTCCCGCTGGGACACCGGGAAGTTCTACGACCCGGCACCCGATGCACCTGGGCGGACCTGCACCAAGCGCGCGGGACTGCTGTCCGATGTGGACCAGTTCGACGCGCCGTTCTTCGGTATCTCGCCCAAGGAGGCGGCCACCCTCGACCCGCAGCAGCGGCTGGTGCTGGAGGTCGGCTGGGAAGCGCTGGAGGACGCCGGGATCCGGCCGGACGACCTCGCCGGGAGCAGGACCGGGGTGTTCCTCGGGGTCACCAACAACGACTACGGCCAGCTGCAGGTCCAGCAGGTCGACCCGGCCGAGCTGCGGGCGCACGCGTTGACCACCAACGCCTCCACCTTCGCCGCGGGCAGGCTGTCCTACTGGCTCGGCCTGTCCGGGCCGAGCATGTCGGTGGACACCGCGTGCTCGTCCTCCCTGGTCGGCCTGCACCTGGCCTGCCAGAGCCTGCGCTCGGGCGAGACGTCCATGGCGCTGGCGGGCGGGGTCAACGTCCTGCTCTCGCCGGAGTGGTTCGTGGTGCTGTCCAAGGCGGGCATGCTCGCCCCGGACGGGCGCTGCAAGACCTTCGACGCCGCCGCCGACGGCTACGTGCGCGGCGAGGGGTGCGGCGTGGTCGTGCTCAAGCGGCTGTCGGACGCGCAGCGCGACGGCGACCGGATCTGGGCAGTCGTGCGCGGTTCCGCCGTCAACCAGGACGGGCGCAGCAGCGGCGTCACCGTGCCCAACGCTGCGGCCCAGCGTGCCGTCATCGGTGAGGCGCTGACCGCGGCGGGTGTGCGGGCCGACCAGGTCGGCTACGTCGAGGCGCACGGCACCGGCACTCCCCTGGGCGACCCGATCGAGCTGCGCGCGCTCGACGCCGTCCTCGGCGACCGCGCGGGCGGCGACCCGGTCTTGGTCGGGTCGGTCAAGACCAACATCGGCCACCTGGAGCCCGCGGCGGGGATCGCCGGGCTGATCAAGGCCGCCCTCGCGCTGCACCACGGCGAGATCCCGGCGCACCTGCACCTCACCGAGGTCAACCCCGAGATCGGCATCGAGGACCTCGCGCTGCGCATCCCCACCGCGCTCACCCCGTGGCCGCGCGGGCCCGAGCCGAGGGTGGCGGCGGTGAGCTCGTTCGGCGCCAGCGGCACCAACGCCCACGTCGTCCTCGCCGAGGCGCCGCTGGCCGATCCCCCGGACAGGACCGTTCCCGAGCGCGCCGCGCACCTGCTGACCTTGTCGGCGAAGTCGCTGCCCGCGCTGACGGCCCTGGCCGAGCGCTACCGCGACCGGCTCGCCCGGACCGCCGATGACGAGCTCGCCGATGTCTGCCGGACCGCCAACACCGGTCGCGCCACCTTCGCGCACCGGCTCACCGTGGCGGGGGCGACCCCGAAGGAGATGCACGTCGCGCTCACCGAGGTCACCGCTGGTGCGACGGTGTCGGCCGCCCGCCAGGGATACGTGCCAGCCGGGAGTCGGACCGATGTGGTGTTCCTGTTCACCGGGCAGGGCGCCCAGTACGCGGGCATGGCGGGTGAGCTGGACGCGACCGAGCCGGTGTTCCGGGCCGCCCTCGACGAGTGCGACGCGGTCCTCGCGCCACTGCTCGGCAGGCCGCTGCGGTCGGTGCTCGACCCGCAGGAGGTCGGTCTTGTCGACCAGACCCGCTACACCCAGCCCGCGCTGTTCGCCGTGGAGTACGCGCTGGCTCAGCTCTGGCGGTCCTGGGGCGTCGAGCCCGCAGCAGTGCTGGGCCACAGCGTCGGCGAACTCGTGGCCGCGTGCGTCGCGGGCGTGCTCGACCTGCCCGACGCCGCGCGGCTGGCCGCCCGCCGGGGCGCGCTCATGCAGGACCTGACCACCGGCGGCGCCATGGCGGCTGTGTTCGCGAGCTCCGAGCGGGTCCAGCCGCTGATCTCCGACATCGCCGACCTCGCCCTCGCGGCGGTCAACGGGCCGGAGAGCGTCGTGATCTCCGGGGCGGAGGAGGCAGTCGCCGCGGCGGTGGCGCTGCTGGCCGAGCAGGGCGTCCGCACCAAGCCGATCACCGTCAGCCGGGCGTTCCACTCACCGCTGATGGACCCGATGCTCGACGCGTTCGAGGCCGAGGCATCCACTGTGGACTTCCAGGCGGCGCGGATCCCGCTGGTGTCGAACCTCGACGGCGGTGTGCTGCGCGGCGAAGGTGTGTACAGCGCCGAGTACCTGCGCGCGCACGTGCGCAGGCCGGTCGACTTCCACGCGGGCATGCGCACCCTGTTCGACCTCGGGTACCGGACCTTCGTGGAGATCGGGCCCGCGCCGACGCTCACGGGCATGGCGAAGCGGTTCGCCCCCACGGACGAGCCGATGACGTTCCTGCATTCGCTGCGACCCCAGCACAGTGACGCCCAGGTGATGCTGGAGAGCCTCGGGGCGCTGCACGTCGCCGGGGTCGCGGTCGACTGGGCGGGCTTCGAGGCGGGTCGGGCCCGCACCCGCGTCGACGTGCCGCTCTACCCCTTCCAGCGCTCGCGGCACTGGTTCACCCCCAGCGCGCCGCCCACCGCGGCGGCCGCGCCCGCCGCGCCCACGGGGTTGCTCGGCAGGCGCGTTCCCTCGCCCCTGGACCTGGTCCAGTTCGAGTCCGTGCTCGACGCCGCCGCGCACCCGTGTCTTGGCGACTGCGTGGTCGACGGCCTACCGGTGATCAATATCGGGGTGTACCTGGAGGCGGCGTTCGCCGCAGCGGTCGAGCTGGTCGGTCCGGGACCTGCCGCCGTGCGCGACTGCCTTGTGCTGCAGAGCCTGGTGCTCGACCACGACGAGCGCACCGCCGTCCACCTCGTCGTCGAACCGACGACCGACGGTGGGCACTCGTTCGACTACTACGGCGAACACGCGGGCGACTGGGTGCGGCACGCGCGCGGATTTGTCCACACTGGACCGCAGGACTCCCGCACCGCCGACTTGGACGCCATCAGGGCGCGGCTCGCGGACGAGACTTCGGGGGCGGACTTCTACCGCGCGATGTGGCGTCGTCGGGTCTACCTCGGCGCGGCGGCGCAGTGGATCGAGCACATCCACCACGTGCCGGGCGAGGCGCTCGCCCGCATGCGCGTGCCCGGGCCGCGCGAGTGCGACCCGTACCTGCTGCACCCCGGGCTGACCGACGCCATGTTCCAGGCGCTGTTCTCCTGCCTGCCAGAACGAACCCCGTCCGACGCGGTGTTCATGCTCGTCGGCGTGGAACGGTTCGCCTTCCACGGCTACGACCCCGACCAGACGCTCTACACCCACGTCGTGCTGCACCCGGCCGCCGACCCGACCGCGATGCTCAACGCCACGGTCCGCCTGGTCGACGCCGCGGGCAACCCGGTCGCCGAGGCCGAGGGCGTCTACCTCAAGCGCGCGCAGCGGTCGAGCATGCTGCGCACCCAGGCACCCGCCGAGGCCGTGCCAGCCGCCCGTCGTCCTCTCCCCGCCAGCCCCAAGGCGACCGGGTCCACAGCGTCCATTTCGGACTCACGGACGGATCTGCTTGCCACCTCGCCCGTGGACCGGCCAGGCAAGGTGACGGCCGTGCTGGCCGCGGTGGTCGGCCGCGCGCTCGGTGCCCGCGCCGAAGACCTCGACGTGCACGAACCGCTGCCCAACCTGGGGTTGGACTCGCTGATGGCGTTGGAGGTCAAGGACGCGCTGTCGGCGGAGTTGGGGATCGCGCTCCCGCTGGTGGCGTTCCTGGAGGGGCGCAGCATCACCGGCCTCGGCGAGGAGGTCCTCGGCCTGCTGGGTGCGCCGACCGAGCCCACCGAGCACGCCGGGAGCCCGCGACCCGCTGCCCTGGTGGCCGACCGGGACAACCGCCACGAGCCGTTCCCGCTCACCGACCTGCAGCAGGCCTACCTGGTCGGTCGGTCAGGGGCCTTCGAGCTCGGCGACGTCTCCACCTACTTCTTCCTCGAGGTGGACGTCGAGGTCGACCTCGACCGGCTGCAGTCCGCGCTGCGCACGATGATCATCCGGCACGACCAGCTCCGCGCCGTGGTCAGCCAGGAGGGCTGGCAGCGGGTGCTGCCCGAGGTTGAGGACTACGTCATCGCGGTGACCGACCTGAGCGGCGCCGCGGACCAGTCCAGCCGGCTCGCCGAGATCCACCGCGAGCTCGAGGACCAGGTGTTCGACACCGCCACCTGGCCGCTGTTCGACGTGAGGGCCACCCGGCTCGACGACACGACCACCAGACTCCACATCGGACTCGACGCGCTGATCATCGATGCCTGGAGCACGTCGCTGCTGTTCAAGGAGTGGGCGGCGACCTACCGGGGTGAGGTCGACTCGCTGCCCGAGCTGGAGATCACCTACCGCGACTACGTGACCGCGGCCGCCGAGATCGACAGCCCAGCCGCCCGTGACTACTGGAAGGAGCGGATCGCCACCCTGCCGCCCGCTCCTGAGTTGCCGCTCGCGGTCAGCCCGGCCTCGATCGGCACGCCGCGGTTCACCCACCGCTCCACCCGGCTCGATCCGGCCACGTGGTCGGCGTTCAAGCGCAATGCCCAAGAGCACGGCGTCACCGCGTCCGCGGCGTTGGCCACCGCTTACGCCCAAGTGCTCGCGGCGTGGAGCAAGTCGAGTGACTTCACCCTCAACGTGCTGTTCTTCAACCGGGTCCCGCTGCACCCGCAGGTCCCCGACGTGGTCGGCAACTTCAGCGCCACAACGCTTCTGGAGGTGCACAGCGCGGCCGACGAAGCGTTCGCCGCGCGGGCCGACCGCGTGCAGCGGCAGCTGTGGACGGACCTGGAGCACAGCGCGGTGTCCGGCGTTGAGGTGCTGCGCGAGCTGAACCGGACACGCGGTACCTCGGGTGCCGCGGGCATGCCGGTCGTGTTCGCGAGCATGGTCAACTTCTCGGCGCGCGACGACGAGCCCGCCGCCACCGGGTTGGCCCAGCACCTGGCCGGGCTCAGCCCGCGCGGTCGCGAGGTCTCCAGCTCCATCCGCACGCCCCAGGTGTGGCTCGACCACCAGGTGGTCGAGGACATGGGGGCGCTGCTGGTCAACTGGGACGTCGTCGAGGCGCTGTTCCCCGAGGGGGTGGTGGCGGCGATGTTCGCCGCCTACGTCGAGGTGCTGCACGAGCTGAGCGAGGACCCGGCGGCATGGCGGCGCCCGGCGCCGGTCCTGGTCCCGCCCGCCGACCTGGCCGTGCGCGCCCGGGCCAACGCGACCGACGCCGACCTGCCCACCGGGCTGCTGCACGGCCCGTTCCTCGAGCGCGCCGCCGCCCGGCCCGACGACGTCGCCGTGCTCGCCGCCCGCACCCTGACCTACGGGGACCTCGACGCGCGGTCCAACCAGGTCGACCGGTGGCTGCGGGCCAACGGGGTCACCCCCGGCGCGCTCGTCGCGGTGGTGATGGACAAGGGGTGGGAGCAGGTCGTGGCCACCCTCGGTGTCCTCAAGGCCGGGGCCGCCTACGTGCCGGTCGACGCGGGGGTGCCCGCCGAGCGGCTGCGCACGCTGCTGGAACTCTCCGGTGCCGCGGCCGTGCTGACCCAGTCCGCGGTCGAGCGCCAGATCCGGTGGCCCGAGGGCACGGTCCGGCTCAGCGTCGACCTCGACTCGGCCGAGAGCACCGAACCGCTGCCCGCCACCGCCGTCGCCCCGCGCGACCTGGCGTACGTGATCTTCACCTCCGGCTCGACCGGGACGCCCAAGGGCGTGATGATCGAGCACGCCGCGGCGCTCAACACCATCCACGACGTCAACGACCGGTTCGGGATCACCGCCGCCGACCGCGTGCTCGGCCTGTCCGCGCTGAACTTCGACCTGTCGGTCTACGACGTGTTCGGCGCCCTCGCCGCGGGTGCCGCGGTGGTGCTGCCCGAGCCCTCGGCCCTGCGCGAGCCCGCTAGGTGGGCAGAGCTGGTGACCGAACACCGGGTCACGGTGTGGAACAGCGTGCCGACGCTGATGGAGATGTTCACCGAGCACGCGCTGGCCGCAGGACTCACCGACCTCCCGGTGCGCGTGGTGATGATGAGCGGGGACTGGATCCCGGTCACCCTGCCCGGCCGCATCCGCACCCTGCTGCCGCAGGCCGGTGTGTGGAGCCTCGGCGGTGCCACCGAGGCGGCGATCTGGTCGATCCTGTACCCGATCGGGGACGTCGACCCGGGCTGGACGTCGATCCCCTACGGCACCCCGATGCGCAACCAGCGGTTCCACGTGCTCAACGACGCCATGCGCCCGTGCCCGACCTGGGTTCCCGGGCAGCTCTACATCGCGGGCGTCGGCCTGGCCCGCGGCTACCTCGGCGACCAGGCGCGCACCCGGGCGAGCTTCGTGCGGCACCCGGTCACCGGCGAACGGCTCTACCGCACCGGCGACCTGGGCCGGTACCTGCCGGACGGCACCATCGAGTTCCTCGGCCGCGAGGACTTCCAGGTGAAGGTCAACGGGTTCCGGATCGAACTGGGCGAGGTCGACGCGGCACTGCTGCGCAGGCCCGGCATCCGCGCCGCGGTCGCGGCCGCGGTGGGCGAACGGCACGCCAAGCGGCTGGTCGCCTACGTCGTGGGCGATGCCGTCGACGAAACCGACCTGCTCGCCGGACTACGCGCTGAACTCCCCGAGTACCTCGTGCCCTCGCGGGTCGTCGCGCTCGACTCGCTCCCCCTCAGCGCCAACGGCAAGGTCGACCGCGCCGCGCTGCCCGCGCCGGACGCCACACCGGTCGGGGCAGCGGGCACCGGCCCGCGCGACGCGGTCGAGGTCCGCCTCGCCGAGATCTGGGCCGAGTTCTTCCCCACCGCCGAGATCGGCGTCGACAGCCACTTCTTCGCGCTGGGCGGGGACTCGCTGCTCGCCGTCCGACTGATGTCGAGAGTCCGAAGTGGACTGGGCCGGTCGCTCCCGCTGGCCACCCTGTTCGCCAGGCCCACCATCGCCCAGCTCGCCGAGGCGCTGCGCGGCGCGGCCCAGCACGACCGCCGCGCGCTGGTGCCGATCCGAACGACCGGGCAGCAGACGCCGCTGTTCTTCGTGCACCCCGTCGGCGGCGATGTGCTGTGCTACTCGGCCCTGGCCGAACTGCTCGGTCCCGACCAGCCGTTCCACGGGCTGCAAACCCCCGACGAGCCGCCTGCCTCGCTCTCGGCGATGGCCGCGCACTACGTCGAGGCGATCACCGCGGTCCACCCCGGCCCGTACCGGCTCGGCGGCTGGTCGATGGGCGGGGTACTGGCCGTGGAGATCGCCCGCCAACTGGCCGAGGCGGGCCGTGCGGTCGAGTTCGTGGCGGTGGTCGACCTGGTGGAGGCACCCGGCTCCGGGCAGGAGGTCGACGAGTCGGCGCTGCTGTCCTGGTTCGCCCGGGACCTCGCGGGCCTGGCGGGCCGCGACTGGACACCCGCCGGATTCACCTCCCTGCGGGAGTTCTACGACCGAGCTCGCGCGGAATCCGTTCTGCCGCACGACATCGACTTCGACACGCTCACCGCCATCGTGGACCGCTTCTCGCACAACAGCCGCGCCTTGCTGGCCCACCGGCCGCGCCCGTACCCGGGTCCAGTCCTGGTGTTGCGCGCCCGCCACGGCGCGACCACCGAGGTCACCTCGGCGTGGCTGGCCCTGTTCGGCCCCGGCAGCGAGGTGGTCGACCTCGAGGGCGACCACTACAGCGTGATGCGGCCGCCGCTGCTGGCCGCGTTGGCCGACCGGCTGCGCACGGCACTGCCGCCGTGCGGGGGGACCACCGGTACCGACGAGGAGGCCAGCAGCTAG
- a CDS encoding carboxymuconolactone decarboxylase family protein, translating to MSQFVAHTPETAPASSKPMVEGSLKKFGYVPAPVANMATSPDLLGTFMGNIGAFDKTTLTAMEREVVIMAMATHVECHYCVAMHSTMLAGQDVEADVIDALREREPLADDRLEAIRRFAIAVITKHGGVAPEELAAFLDAGYTRRNALEVVLGIGTYTMSTFANRLTGAKLDAAFENYRWEGHSAH from the coding sequence ATGAGCCAGTTCGTCGCACACACCCCCGAGACCGCCCCAGCGAGCTCGAAGCCCATGGTCGAGGGCTCGCTGAAGAAGTTCGGCTACGTCCCCGCACCGGTGGCCAACATGGCCACCTCGCCGGATCTGCTGGGCACCTTCATGGGCAACATCGGCGCCTTCGACAAGACCACGCTCACCGCCATGGAGCGCGAGGTCGTCATCATGGCGATGGCCACCCACGTCGAGTGCCACTACTGCGTCGCGATGCACTCCACCATGCTGGCCGGGCAGGACGTCGAGGCCGACGTCATCGACGCGCTGCGCGAGCGCGAGCCGCTGGCCGACGACAGGCTGGAGGCCATCCGCCGGTTCGCCATCGCCGTGATCACCAAGCACGGCGGCGTCGCCCCCGAGGAGCTCGCGGCGTTCCTCGACGCGGGCTACACCCGGCGCAACGCGCTGGAGGTCGTGCTGGGCATCGGCACCTACACCATGTCGACCTTCGCCAACCGGCTCACCGGCGCGAAGCTCGACGCCGCGTTCGAGAACTACCGCTGGGAAGGGCACTCGGCGCACTAG
- a CDS encoding MFS transporter gives MTADQTPAAVQRRAVAGLFASQLVGGVGLGIGIAVGVLFAARLVGPSQAGLAGSAMVVGSALLAPVGAALMRTRGRRVGLAAGYLVGAVGAALLTTTAATGWVALLYPAMFCFGGATTSNFQARFAATDLADRAGRGRALSTVVWATTVGAVTGPAISAAVDSLFRGWHAAVMVGPFVLSGLTFLTAALIVLVVLRPDPLLLARELGLAGDRPAVGIRAALRTLRTRPPARLGLLAVVTGHLVMVSLMSMTPVHLDHGSLGVVGLVMSTHLAGMFGLSPLVGWLGDRFGRRPLLAAGAAGLLAACLLAAAVPHDPALLTVALGLLGLSWSATLIGGSTLLTESLPAEVRPAAQGLTDLLMGLAGTAGTAVAGIVLAQAGYPALALSCAAAVVVLTTTAIVHTS, from the coding sequence GTGACCGCTGATCAGACACCGGCCGCCGTGCAGCGCCGCGCGGTCGCGGGTCTGTTCGCGAGCCAGCTCGTCGGCGGGGTCGGGTTGGGCATCGGGATCGCGGTCGGTGTGCTGTTCGCGGCCCGGCTGGTCGGTCCGTCGCAGGCCGGGCTCGCGGGCAGCGCGATGGTGGTCGGCTCTGCCCTCCTGGCCCCGGTGGGGGCCGCGCTCATGCGGACCCGGGGCAGGCGGGTCGGGCTGGCCGCGGGCTACCTGGTCGGGGCGGTGGGCGCGGCGCTGCTCACCACCACGGCCGCCACCGGCTGGGTGGCCCTGCTCTACCCCGCGATGTTCTGCTTCGGCGGCGCCACGACGTCCAACTTCCAAGCCCGCTTCGCCGCCACCGACCTGGCGGACCGGGCAGGCCGTGGCCGCGCACTGTCCACAGTGGTGTGGGCGACCACCGTCGGCGCGGTGACGGGCCCAGCGATCTCAGCCGCGGTCGACTCCCTGTTCCGGGGATGGCACGCCGCGGTGATGGTGGGCCCCTTCGTGCTCAGCGGCCTGACCTTCCTCACCGCCGCGCTCATCGTGCTGGTCGTCCTGCGCCCCGACCCCCTGTTGCTGGCCCGCGAACTGGGACTCGCGGGCGACCGCCCCGCGGTCGGCATCCGCGCGGCCCTGCGCACACTGCGAACGCGCCCACCCGCCCGCCTCGGTCTGCTGGCGGTGGTGACCGGACACCTCGTCATGGTGTCGCTGATGTCAATGACCCCGGTCCACCTCGACCACGGCAGCCTGGGCGTGGTCGGCCTCGTCATGAGCACCCACCTCGCGGGCATGTTCGGCCTCTCCCCCCTCGTCGGCTGGCTGGGCGACCGCTTCGGCAGGCGTCCGCTGCTCGCCGCGGGCGCCGCGGGCCTGCTCGCCGCCTGCCTGCTCGCCGCGGCCGTCCCGCACGACCCCGCCCTGCTGACGGTCGCCCTGGGCCTGCTTGGCCTGTCCTGGAGCGCAACCCTCATCGGCGGCTCGACGCTGCTCACCGAGTCCCTCCCCGCGGAAGTCCGCCCGGCCGCACAAGGCCTCACCGACCTCCTGATGGGCCTCGCGGGCACCGCGGGCACCGCAGTGGCAGGCATCGTCCTGGCCCAGGCGGGCTACCCGGCCCTAGCCCTGTCCTGCGCCGCCGCGGTGGTCGTACTCACCACGACCGCCATCGTCCACACCAGCTGA
- a CDS encoding thioesterase II family protein, which produces MPATTSPATRWLRPCNTVARPRLRLLCLPHAGGTAHAYRTWPTELPDDVAVLAVQYPGRQDRLAEPPATRIEDLVNPIADALAPYAGEPLVVFGHSMGASVGYELTVELERRHGPVVDLLVASGSIAPHHRDPHQAHTLPDAELLADVKRVNGSFAPLLEAPDLVELLLPTIRADYRLSQTYLRPQALAVQASLLALGGADDPDVSHNDLLSWSAVTAGTFTAQSLPGGHFYLAEHEQATLRALAAHFPR; this is translated from the coding sequence ATGCCCGCCACCACCAGCCCGGCGACCCGCTGGCTGCGCCCGTGCAACACCGTGGCCCGCCCCCGGCTGCGCCTGCTCTGCCTGCCGCACGCGGGCGGCACCGCGCACGCCTACCGCACCTGGCCCACCGAACTGCCCGACGACGTCGCCGTGCTGGCCGTGCAGTACCCGGGCAGGCAGGACCGCTTGGCCGAGCCACCGGCCACCCGCATCGAGGACCTGGTGAACCCGATCGCCGACGCCCTCGCCCCGTACGCGGGTGAGCCGCTGGTCGTGTTCGGGCACAGCATGGGCGCCTCGGTCGGCTACGAGCTGACCGTGGAACTGGAGCGCCGCCACGGCCCGGTGGTGGACCTGCTCGTCGCCTCCGGCTCGATCGCCCCGCACCACCGGGATCCGCACCAGGCGCACACCCTGCCCGACGCCGAGCTGCTCGCCGACGTCAAGCGGGTCAACGGGTCCTTCGCGCCGCTGCTGGAGGCTCCGGACCTGGTGGAGCTGCTGCTGCCCACCATCCGCGCCGACTACCGGCTCAGCCAGACCTACCTGCGTCCCCAGGCCCTCGCCGTCCAAGCCTCGCTCCTGGCCCTAGGAGGCGCCGACGACCCGGACGTCAGCCACAACGACCTCCTGTCGTGGTCGGCGGTCACCGCGGGCACCTTCACCGCCCAATCCCTCCCCGGCGGCCACTTCTACCTGGCCGAGCACGAGCAGGCGACCCTGCGCGCGCTGGCCGCCCATTTCCCGCGCTGA